Proteins from a genomic interval of Bradyrhizobium sp. CCGB01:
- a CDS encoding LLM class flavin-dependent oxidoreductase: MSNQRQLVLNLFIYPGGHHEAAWRYKGSSAERILDITFYQELAQRAEASKFDAIFFADGPALADNVRYAQRFRFEPITWLAAIAAVTKRIGLIATASTTYTEPYNLARLFASLDHLSQGRAGWNIVTTSAPQAAQNFGLPEHPPHHERYERAREYLDVISRLWDSWEDDALVNDPASGIFADTSKIHTLDHVGKHFRVRGPLNISRVPQGRPVYVQAGASDDGRAFAARYAEAIFTAHQTLDSAKAFYEDIKRQARTFDRGPDEIKILPGISPFIGSTQAEADRLEEEFNALIQPEYSLTQLRQMIGVDLTGYDLDGPVPRHLIDTASARGVASRFKLVVDIVDREKPTIRQLVQRLAGARGHWVIAGTPEKIADNIQAWFENGAADGFNVMPPWLPGGLDIFAEQVVPILRKRGLFRQDYTGTTLREHYGLARPASIYSNAVKAIA; encoded by the coding sequence ATGAGCAACCAACGGCAGCTTGTTCTCAATCTTTTCATCTACCCCGGCGGCCATCACGAAGCCGCGTGGCGTTACAAGGGATCGTCGGCGGAACGCATCCTCGACATCACCTTCTATCAGGAGTTGGCGCAGCGGGCCGAGGCCAGCAAATTCGATGCGATCTTCTTTGCCGACGGGCCGGCCCTCGCCGACAACGTCCGCTATGCCCAGCGCTTTCGCTTCGAACCGATCACATGGCTGGCCGCGATCGCCGCAGTCACGAAGCGCATCGGCCTCATCGCGACCGCGTCAACCACCTATACCGAGCCCTACAACCTCGCACGCCTGTTTGCCTCGCTCGACCATCTGAGCCAGGGCCGCGCCGGCTGGAATATCGTGACCACCAGCGCGCCGCAGGCCGCGCAGAATTTTGGCCTGCCCGAACACCCCCCGCATCATGAACGCTACGAGCGCGCCCGCGAGTATCTCGATGTGATCTCGCGGCTCTGGGACAGCTGGGAGGACGACGCGCTCGTCAACGACCCAGCCTCCGGCATCTTCGCCGACACCAGCAAGATCCATACGCTCGACCATGTCGGCAAGCACTTTCGCGTCCGTGGCCCGCTGAACATCTCGCGCGTGCCGCAGGGCCGGCCGGTCTATGTGCAGGCCGGCGCCTCCGACGACGGCCGCGCCTTTGCCGCCCGTTATGCAGAGGCGATCTTCACCGCACACCAGACGCTGGACTCGGCCAAGGCCTTTTATGAAGACATCAAGCGCCAGGCCCGCACCTTCGACCGTGGCCCCGACGAGATCAAGATCCTGCCCGGCATCAGTCCGTTCATCGGCAGCACGCAAGCCGAGGCCGACCGACTGGAAGAGGAATTCAACGCACTGATCCAGCCCGAATATTCCCTGACCCAGCTGCGCCAGATGATCGGCGTCGATCTCACCGGCTACGACCTCGACGGCCCCGTTCCCCGCCATCTCATCGACACGGCGAGCGCGCGCGGCGTAGCCAGCCGCTTCAAGCTCGTCGTCGATATTGTCGACCGCGAGAAGCCGACCATCCGCCAGCTCGTCCAACGCCTCGCCGGCGCGCGCGGCCACTGGGTCATCGCCGGCACGCCCGAAAAGATCGCGGACAACATCCAGGCCTGGTTCGAAAATGGCGCCGCGGACGGCTTCAACGTGATGCCGCCCTGGCTGCCCGGCGGCCTCGATATTTTCGCCGAGCAGGTGGTCCCGATCCTGCGCAAGCGCGGCCTGTTCCGTCAGGATTATACCGGCACGACGCTGCGCGAGCACTACGGCCTTGCGCGCCCGGCCAGCATCTACTCCAACGCGGTCAAGGCGATCGCCTAA
- a CDS encoding MetQ/NlpA family ABC transporter substrate-binding protein produces the protein MKTALFLLSGLLALSPFAAGNVSAQQPAKPELRVGFVPGPYIDEFKIGVEPELKKKGYKIRYVEFSTGLEANNAVFKSEIDANVMQHTIFLESYNERQKTDLVGIVHVPTPPMGLYSKKHQLGSPIKPGSSVAVPNDPVNLQRALWVLRDLGLIEIRDSKPVDVTELDVVKNPGGIKLVPLEAAQAPRALDDVDFAAIQGNFAIFSGLKLTNAFALEKMTTPYINVLAVKKANANAEWAQDIVAGYKSPAFRAAIHADRFYDGFTLPDYMK, from the coding sequence ATGAAGACAGCGTTGTTTCTCCTCTCCGGCCTTTTGGCTCTCTCCCCCTTCGCTGCCGGAAATGTCTCGGCACAGCAACCCGCGAAGCCGGAGTTGCGGGTTGGCTTCGTGCCGGGTCCCTACATCGACGAGTTCAAGATCGGCGTCGAGCCGGAGCTGAAGAAGAAGGGCTACAAGATCCGCTATGTCGAGTTCTCGACGGGGCTCGAAGCCAATAACGCGGTGTTCAAGTCCGAGATCGATGCCAATGTGATGCAGCACACGATCTTCCTCGAGTCTTACAACGAGCGTCAGAAGACCGATCTCGTCGGCATCGTCCACGTCCCGACACCACCGATGGGCCTCTATTCGAAGAAGCACCAGCTGGGTTCGCCGATCAAGCCGGGCTCCAGCGTCGCCGTGCCAAACGATCCGGTCAATCTGCAGCGCGCACTCTGGGTGTTGCGCGATCTCGGCCTGATCGAGATTCGCGACAGCAAGCCCGTCGACGTCACCGAGCTCGATGTCGTCAAGAATCCCGGCGGCATCAAGCTGGTCCCGCTCGAGGCCGCGCAGGCACCGCGCGCGCTCGACGACGTCGACTTCGCCGCCATCCAGGGCAATTTCGCGATCTTCAGCGGGCTGAAGCTGACCAACGCCTTCGCGCTCGAGAAGATGACAACGCCCTATATCAATGTGCTCGCCGTGAAGAAGGCGAATGCCAACGCCGAATGGGCGCAGGACATCGTCGCCGGCTACAAGTCGCCTGCGTTCAGGGCCGCGATCCACGCCGACCGGTTCTACGACGGTTTCACCTTGCCTGACTACATGAAGTGA
- a CDS encoding flavin reductase family protein produces the protein MGRSDIHLVTDSNEIERQFRGVMRRLAGGVSIITAGRDDDITGMTVTSLTSLSASPPRVLVSVNRQASSFALIERFGTFGVNILGSDQQDLADRFSNARLKGSQRFEGIAWSAGTSGVPLLGNSLATVECRVEEIIERYSHGIIVGSLLSFELSPHLSGLVYWNGQYIEINHDFDLDLLAEISIPLAHVR, from the coding sequence ATGGGAAGATCCGATATCCATCTTGTCACTGACAGCAATGAGATCGAGCGTCAGTTCCGCGGGGTCATGCGCCGCCTCGCCGGCGGCGTCAGCATCATCACTGCCGGGCGTGACGACGACATCACGGGCATGACGGTCACGTCGCTCACCTCCTTAAGCGCAAGCCCGCCGCGTGTGTTGGTCAGCGTCAATCGCCAGGCGTCATCCTTCGCATTGATCGAGCGCTTCGGTACGTTCGGCGTGAACATCCTCGGCTCTGACCAGCAGGATCTGGCAGACCGCTTCAGCAACGCCCGCCTCAAGGGCTCGCAGCGCTTCGAGGGCATTGCCTGGTCTGCCGGAACCTCGGGCGTGCCACTCCTTGGAAACTCGCTGGCGACCGTCGAATGCCGGGTCGAGGAGATCATCGAGCGCTATTCGCATGGAATCATCGTCGGCAGTCTCTTGAGCTTCGAGCTGTCGCCCCACCTCTCCGGGCTGGTGTACTGGAACGGCCAGTACATCGAGATCAACCACGATTTCGACCTCGATCTTCTCGCCGAGATCAGCATTCCCCTGGCACATGTCAGATGA
- a CDS encoding alpha/beta fold hydrolase, which translates to MFNGFERHDIRTDGATIAAFIGGSGPPLLLLHGYPQTHVAWHRIAPVLARDHTIVATDLRGYGDSRGPQQADASAYSKRTMARDQVAVMKQFGFDRFAVVGHDRGARVGYRLALDHPGAVRAFVSLTVIPTSEVWARAGRDFALGAYHWLLFAQPYDLPERLLSGDPDFFLDRTLRRMTKEFGCLSDEALSVYREAFRRPDVRHAMMQDYRAGATIDHEHDLADRAAGRTLDCPVLVLWEQGRFSETDSPLQIWRNWAADVEGWAIPGGHLQPEEQPEAVLAAVKPFLSRYATV; encoded by the coding sequence GACATGACATCCGGACCGATGGCGCGACGATTGCCGCGTTCATAGGCGGGAGCGGTCCTCCGCTGCTGCTTCTCCACGGCTATCCGCAGACACACGTCGCCTGGCATCGCATTGCTCCCGTTCTGGCGCGCGACCACACCATTGTCGCTACGGATCTGCGGGGATATGGCGACAGCCGCGGGCCGCAGCAGGCCGACGCCTCGGCCTACTCCAAGCGCACGATGGCGCGCGATCAGGTCGCGGTCATGAAGCAATTCGGGTTTGATCGCTTTGCCGTCGTCGGACACGACCGCGGTGCCCGGGTCGGATACCGGTTGGCATTGGATCACCCTGGAGCCGTACGGGCCTTCGTGTCCTTGACCGTCATTCCAACCAGCGAAGTCTGGGCGCGTGCCGGCAGGGATTTTGCGCTCGGCGCCTATCACTGGCTGTTGTTCGCGCAACCCTATGACTTGCCGGAACGGCTGTTGAGCGGAGACCCCGATTTCTTCCTGGACCGGACGTTGCGAAGAATGACCAAGGAGTTTGGTTGCCTGTCGGACGAAGCGCTCTCGGTCTATCGAGAAGCATTCCGGAGACCGGACGTGCGGCATGCAATGATGCAGGACTATCGCGCCGGAGCCACGATCGACCATGAGCACGACCTCGCCGATCGTGCTGCCGGGCGCACTCTCGATTGCCCCGTGCTGGTGCTATGGGAGCAAGGCCGCTTCAGCGAAACGGATTCGCCGCTCCAGATCTGGAGGAACTGGGCCGCCGATGTCGAGGGCTGGGCCATCCCCGGCGGTCATCTCCAGCCGGAAGAACAGCCTGAGGCCGTGCTCGCCGCCGTCAAGCCATTTCTCTCGCGGTACGCAACGGTCTGA
- a CDS encoding FAD-dependent oxidoreductase: protein MFQSDIDDAARETLRLIGPDPQNWVPDRHAIDHNVAVIGGGQSGSAFAFALRRAGIGKVTVIDAASDAASSGPWLSSARMHKLRTPKSLPGPELDLPGLSFQAWYEARHGAAAYEAIDRIARVDWAAYLDWYRKTLGIEVRYRTRLLRIEPVQDHLRLHLDVGGEARTETARKIILASGFPSNGGPSIPEVLSRHLPKELYAHTLEAIDFGKLRDKSVAVLGSAASAFDAAAVALEGGAREVHLFARRDRIASEPVIRTRGYPGAYDNYGALPDALRWHQAIRFRRAGSTPPPDAIARVVKSPNFHLHLAAPWTSARPFGRRLLATTSQGDIAFDFVIAGTGYQVDLARRPELVAFSHEILLWRDRFSPAAGEQDDFLGAHPYLGAGHEFLEKEPGRAPYLRNIHVFNPAAFVSFGLPIGDVPSFKRDIPGVVARISRDLFLDDLPAHEGRINGPIADDFEPSLYASAVWRSPNIVAAE from the coding sequence ATGTTTCAATCCGATATCGACGACGCGGCTCGCGAGACCTTGCGATTGATTGGTCCAGATCCGCAGAACTGGGTCCCGGATCGTCACGCGATTGATCACAACGTCGCGGTCATCGGCGGCGGGCAATCCGGAAGCGCTTTTGCCTTCGCATTGCGCCGCGCCGGCATCGGCAAGGTCACGGTGATCGATGCTGCAAGTGACGCGGCCTCGTCCGGCCCGTGGCTGAGCAGCGCGCGCATGCACAAGCTTCGCACGCCTAAAAGCCTGCCGGGACCGGAGCTTGATCTGCCCGGGTTGAGCTTTCAGGCCTGGTATGAGGCGCGCCATGGCGCGGCTGCATACGAGGCGATCGATCGAATTGCTCGTGTGGACTGGGCAGCCTATCTCGACTGGTATCGCAAGACGCTTGGCATCGAGGTGCGCTACCGGACGAGGCTTCTCCGCATCGAACCGGTGCAGGATCACCTGCGGCTTCATCTCGACGTCGGCGGTGAGGCGAGAACCGAAACCGCCCGTAAGATCATCCTGGCCAGCGGTTTTCCGAGCAACGGCGGTCCGTCCATTCCCGAGGTGCTCTCGCGCCATCTGCCCAAGGAGCTCTATGCACATACCCTGGAGGCGATCGATTTCGGCAAGCTGCGCGACAAGTCGGTAGCGGTGCTGGGCAGCGCGGCGTCCGCGTTCGACGCTGCGGCGGTTGCACTCGAAGGCGGGGCGAGGGAGGTGCATCTGTTCGCGCGCCGCGACAGGATTGCGTCGGAGCCCGTGATCAGGACGCGTGGATATCCTGGTGCATACGACAATTACGGGGCGCTGCCGGATGCGCTGCGCTGGCATCAGGCCATTCGTTTCCGCCGCGCCGGGTCGACGCCGCCGCCCGACGCGATCGCACGCGTGGTCAAATCCCCGAACTTCCACCTGCATCTGGCGGCGCCGTGGACCTCAGCCAGGCCGTTCGGGCGGCGGCTGCTTGCGACCACGTCGCAGGGCGATATCGCATTCGATTTCGTCATCGCCGGTACGGGCTACCAGGTCGATCTCGCCAGACGGCCGGAGCTCGTCGCCTTTTCCCACGAGATCCTGCTATGGCGTGACCGCTTCTCGCCGGCAGCGGGCGAGCAGGACGATTTCCTCGGTGCGCACCCTTATCTTGGCGCGGGGCACGAATTCCTGGAGAAGGAGCCGGGCCGTGCACCTTACTTGCGGAACATTCACGTGTTCAACCCGGCGGCCTTCGTCAGCTTCGGCCTGCCGATCGGAGACGTGCCGAGCTTCAAGCGCGATATTCCAGGCGTCGTTGCGCGGATCAGCCGCGATCTATTCCTCGACGACCTTCCCGCGCATGAGGGGCGGATCAACGGGCCCATCGCCGACGATTTCGAGCCGTCGCTCTATGCGTCGGCCGTCTGGCGGTCGCCGAACATCGTCGCGGCGGAATAG
- a CDS encoding ABC transporter substrate-binding protein, with translation MAEPQLEKTEIRYQGWAGQVTFIELADDLGYLAPLKLKWIGNTISGPQDIQTVVTGDIDIGGAFYGAIIKLIAAKAPIKAVVGYYGSDDNTYNGYYVKEDSPIKSARDLIGKKVAVNTLGAHLEFVLREYLARNGLTPAEAKQVTLVAIPPVTGEQALRQGQVEVSTLNGVLRDKALERGGIRRLFADTDIFGNFTGGSYVLRDKFIKDNPNTSRKLIEGISRAIAWAQTTPPEEVRARFERVIAERKRNEDATPIKYWKSTGVATKGGVIGDAELQVWVDWLVKDGLLKQDQLKPSDLYTNAFNYFRPGKTAEAK, from the coding sequence ATGGCCGAGCCGCAGCTCGAGAAGACCGAGATCCGCTACCAGGGCTGGGCCGGCCAGGTCACATTCATCGAGCTCGCCGACGACCTCGGCTATCTGGCTCCGCTCAAGCTCAAATGGATCGGCAACACCATCAGCGGTCCGCAGGACATCCAGACCGTCGTCACCGGCGATATCGACATCGGCGGCGCTTTTTACGGTGCGATCATCAAGCTGATCGCCGCCAAGGCGCCGATCAAGGCGGTGGTCGGGTACTACGGTTCGGACGACAACACCTACAACGGCTACTATGTGAAGGAGGACAGCCCGATCAAATCCGCGCGGGATCTGATCGGCAAGAAGGTCGCCGTCAACACGCTGGGTGCGCATCTCGAATTCGTGCTGCGCGAATATCTGGCCCGCAACGGCCTGACGCCGGCGGAAGCAAAACAGGTGACGCTGGTCGCGATCCCACCGGTCACGGGCGAGCAGGCGTTGCGGCAGGGACAGGTTGAGGTCAGCACGCTCAACGGCGTGCTGCGCGACAAGGCGCTGGAACGCGGCGGCATCCGGAGGCTGTTTGCGGATACCGACATCTTCGGCAACTTCACTGGCGGCTCCTATGTGCTGCGGGACAAGTTCATCAAGGACAACCCGAACACTTCGCGCAAGCTGATCGAAGGCATCTCCCGTGCCATCGCCTGGGCGCAGACCACGCCGCCGGAAGAGGTTCGGGCCCGCTTTGAGCGCGTCATCGCCGAGCGCAAGCGCAACGAGGACGCAACGCCCATCAAATACTGGAAGAGCACGGGTGTCGCGACCAAGGGCGGCGTGATCGGCGATGCCGAACTCCAGGTCTGGGTCGACTGGCTGGTGAAGGATGGTCTCCTGAAGCAGGACCAGCTCAAACCGTCCGATCTCTACACCAACGCGTTCAACTACTTCCGCCCCGGCAAGACCGCGGAGGCCAAATGA
- a CDS encoding class I SAM-dependent methyltransferase, whose product MSTAGVISLERDSPELAHTYEQASILQFHHGKFLIGPLSLKSGDRVLDIGAGTGRLTEFVAGLAGPTGRVIGIDPLENRIAIARLRASETLTFDVGRAEDLSRFGPAEFDAVYLNSVFHWIADKRLALREIERVLKPGGRIGLNVQDPSKPHESRTLLRQAIERAGFGERSGESQRVLGATDDELKTLFAETGFVDYRSDLRSLVDLHQNVTSVLKWSEASAFGNFLAAFSPAERTQIDAAFAALLEAKRIPEGLRLERYLRFAFARKPAPQTTPSVS is encoded by the coding sequence ATGTCGACCGCCGGCGTCATCAGCCTTGAACGGGACTCGCCCGAGCTTGCACACACCTACGAGCAGGCCAGCATCCTTCAGTTTCACCACGGCAAATTCCTCATAGGCCCGCTGTCCCTGAAGTCCGGAGACCGCGTACTCGATATCGGTGCCGGCACTGGCCGCCTGACCGAGTTCGTCGCGGGACTTGCCGGCCCGACCGGCCGCGTGATCGGCATCGACCCGCTGGAGAACCGGATCGCCATCGCGCGCCTGCGTGCCTCGGAGACACTGACCTTCGATGTCGGCCGCGCCGAGGACCTTTCGCGCTTTGGACCCGCGGAATTCGACGCCGTCTACCTCAACAGCGTTTTCCACTGGATCGCGGACAAGCGGCTGGCGCTGCGCGAGATCGAGCGCGTCCTCAAGCCGGGCGGCCGGATCGGGCTGAACGTTCAGGATCCGAGCAAACCTCACGAGTCGCGAACCCTGCTTCGCCAGGCAATCGAACGGGCCGGGTTCGGCGAGAGAAGCGGCGAGTCGCAACGGGTGCTCGGGGCGACCGACGACGAGCTCAAGACGCTGTTCGCCGAGACTGGCTTCGTCGACTACCGCAGCGACCTGCGCTCGCTGGTCGATCTCCACCAGAACGTGACCTCAGTGCTCAAATGGTCTGAGGCCAGCGCATTCGGCAATTTCCTTGCCGCCTTCTCACCGGCAGAACGGACACAGATCGACGCGGCCTTTGCTGCGCTGCTCGAAGCGAAGCGTATCCCGGAGGGCCTGCGCCTAGAGCGCTATCTGCGCTTCGCCTTCGCGCGAAAGCCGGCGCCGCAAACAACCCCTTCCGTCTCATAG
- a CDS encoding ABC transporter permease, which translates to MSNLEILTLLELAEGSPKDRARQRAGALAAATGGVARWFGAIGQRSLLLLLFLALWETAPRLGLIDQTFLPPFSEVIAAGWQLAQSGELYDDVGASLLRALSGFLIAIALFVPLGVLTGWYARLGDLLNQIIEIARNTAPLALLPVFILLLGIGELSKVSMVIYSCAWPLLLNTIAAVRQVDPLLVKSARTMGATPSQLFRKVILPASLPTIFVGIRLASASAMLVLVASEMVGAKSGLGYLIINSQYSFLIPQMYFGILGITVIGLVFNAILEALERRLTRWKAPAV; encoded by the coding sequence ATGTCTAATCTGGAGATCCTGACGCTGCTGGAGTTGGCCGAGGGGAGCCCGAAAGACCGCGCCAGGCAACGCGCCGGCGCGCTGGCCGCAGCCACGGGCGGCGTCGCGCGATGGTTCGGCGCCATCGGGCAGAGATCCCTGCTGCTGCTCTTGTTTCTCGCCCTCTGGGAGACGGCGCCGCGACTCGGCCTGATCGACCAGACGTTCCTGCCGCCGTTCTCCGAGGTGATCGCCGCGGGCTGGCAGCTCGCGCAGAGCGGAGAGCTCTATGACGACGTCGGCGCCAGCCTGCTACGCGCGCTCAGTGGCTTCCTGATCGCCATCGCCCTGTTCGTGCCGCTGGGTGTGCTGACGGGATGGTATGCCCGGCTCGGCGATCTCCTCAACCAGATCATCGAAATCGCGCGCAACACGGCACCGCTTGCGTTGCTGCCGGTCTTCATCCTGCTGCTGGGAATCGGTGAGCTCTCGAAGGTCTCGATGGTGATCTATAGCTGCGCCTGGCCGCTGCTGCTCAATACCATCGCGGCCGTCCGCCAGGTCGATCCGCTGCTGGTCAAGTCGGCACGGACGATGGGCGCGACGCCAAGCCAGCTGTTCCGGAAAGTGATCCTGCCGGCGTCGCTGCCGACGATCTTCGTCGGCATTCGGCTCGCGAGCGCATCCGCGATGCTGGTGCTGGTGGCCTCCGAAATGGTCGGCGCGAAATCCGGCCTCGGCTATCTCATCATCAACAGCCAGTACAGCTTTCTGATCCCGCAGATGTATTTCGGCATCCTCGGCATCACCGTGATTGGCCTTGTCTTCAACGCGATCCTCGAGGCGCTGGAACGCCGCCTGACGCGCTGGAAGGCGCCGGCTGTCTAG
- a CDS encoding TauD/TfdA family dioxygenase, with amino-acid sequence MTDGITIDNVIPRADIVKRSARIGAEIRNIKLSGDLPDRTIAAINQVLLEHKVIFFRDQGHLDDAEQERFAVRLGKLVPHPTVGATKGTASILELDSGRGGGRADQWHTDVTFVDAYPKISVLRGVVIPEFGGDTIWSNTAAAYLDLPAPLRKLADELWAVHSNAYDYAVKTRASKADRKHFEEVFTGTIYETEHPVVRVHPETGERTLVLGNFVQRFVGLPKYDGQKLFDLFQSHITAPENTVRWSWRQGDVVIWDNRATQHYAVNDYGDQHRVVRRATIDGEVPVSIDGRQSVTRIKSAKPQAKAA; translated from the coding sequence ATGACTGACGGAATCACCATCGACAACGTCATTCCGCGTGCGGATATCGTCAAGCGGTCCGCCCGTATCGGCGCGGAGATCAGGAACATCAAGCTCTCGGGCGATCTTCCGGATCGGACGATTGCAGCGATCAATCAGGTGCTGCTTGAACACAAGGTGATCTTCTTCCGCGACCAGGGTCATCTGGACGACGCCGAGCAGGAGCGGTTTGCCGTCCGGCTCGGCAAGCTGGTGCCGCATCCGACGGTCGGCGCAACCAAGGGAACGGCGTCGATCCTCGAACTTGATTCCGGGCGAGGCGGCGGCCGCGCGGACCAGTGGCACACCGACGTCACCTTCGTCGATGCCTATCCCAAGATTTCCGTCCTGCGCGGGGTCGTAATCCCTGAGTTCGGCGGCGACACGATCTGGTCGAATACGGCCGCGGCCTATCTCGACCTGCCGGCTCCGCTGCGCAAGCTCGCGGATGAACTCTGGGCCGTGCACAGCAATGCCTACGACTACGCCGTGAAGACGCGGGCGAGCAAAGCCGACAGGAAGCACTTCGAGGAGGTCTTCACCGGGACGATCTATGAGACCGAGCACCCGGTCGTTCGCGTCCACCCCGAAACCGGCGAGCGGACGCTGGTGCTCGGCAACTTCGTCCAGCGCTTCGTCGGCCTGCCGAAATATGACGGCCAGAAGCTGTTCGACCTGTTCCAGTCGCACATCACCGCGCCGGAGAACACCGTGCGGTGGAGCTGGAGACAGGGGGACGTCGTGATCTGGGACAATCGTGCGACCCAGCACTACGCCGTTAATGATTATGGCGATCAGCATCGCGTCGTGCGCCGCGCGACCATCGATGGCGAGGTGCCTGTTAGCATCGACGGCCGCCAGAGCGTGACCCGCATCAAGTCGGCCAAGCCGCAAGCCAAGGCCGCCTGA
- a CDS encoding Lrp/AsnC family transcriptional regulator, protein MTDAALQLAETGRRLDAIDRKILTVLQEDAALSVAEIGDRVGLSSTPCWKRIQRLEADGIILKRVALVDQNKIGLGLSVFVSVESSDHSDAWLKRFATAVSAMPEVMEFYRMAGDVDYMLRVVIPDMQSYDVFYKKLIHAVPLKNVTSRFAMEKIKSITALPVPPLAAD, encoded by the coding sequence ATGACCGACGCTGCGCTGCAGCTCGCCGAGACCGGCCGCCGCCTGGATGCCATCGACCGCAAGATCCTGACGGTGCTTCAGGAGGATGCCGCGCTCTCGGTGGCTGAAATCGGCGACCGGGTCGGCTTGTCCTCGACGCCGTGCTGGAAACGGATCCAGCGGCTCGAGGCCGACGGCATCATCCTGAAGCGTGTTGCGCTGGTCGATCAGAACAAGATCGGCCTCGGCCTTTCGGTGTTCGTCTCGGTGGAAAGCTCCGATCACTCCGATGCCTGGCTGAAGCGTTTTGCCACGGCGGTCAGCGCAATGCCGGAGGTCATGGAGTTCTACCGGATGGCCGGCGATGTCGACTACATGCTGCGCGTCGTCATCCCGGACATGCAAAGCTACGACGTATTCTACAAGAAGCTGATCCACGCCGTTCCGCTCAAGAACGTCACCTCGCGCTTTGCGATGGAGAAGATCAAGTCGATCACGGCGCTGCCGGTTCCGCCGTTGGCGGCGGATTGA
- a CDS encoding ABC transporter ATP-binding protein produces the protein MTTAKIRFEHVRKEFLVRGKDGGPTERFTALEDIELDVRAGEFLALVGPSGCGKSTLLDLLGGLTTPSSGRILLDGKPIEGPARDRGIVFQQYALFPWRTAAQNVEFGLDIAGLKARERRERALHYLDLVGLSGFANRYPHELSGGMKQRVAIARSLAYDPEVLLMDEPFAALDAQTRETLQGELLRIWRSTGKTILFITHGIDEAVVLGQRVAVMTSRPGRIKQVVDIPDELHSETEDVRSLPRFGQVRHEVWSLLRDEVLKAQGSQAQGSQVRAPDGERGAKAKELAHV, from the coding sequence ATGACCACGGCCAAGATCCGCTTTGAGCATGTGCGGAAGGAATTCCTGGTCCGCGGTAAGGATGGCGGGCCGACGGAGCGCTTTACCGCGCTGGAAGATATCGAGCTGGACGTTCGTGCCGGCGAATTCCTGGCGTTGGTCGGGCCGAGTGGATGCGGCAAGTCGACCCTGCTGGACCTGCTCGGCGGGCTGACGACGCCGAGCAGCGGGCGCATCCTCCTCGACGGCAAGCCCATCGAGGGGCCGGCGCGCGACCGCGGCATCGTGTTCCAGCAATATGCGCTGTTTCCCTGGCGCACGGCCGCGCAGAACGTCGAGTTCGGGCTCGACATTGCCGGCCTGAAAGCCAGGGAGCGGCGGGAGAGGGCACTGCATTACCTCGACTTGGTCGGACTGTCCGGCTTCGCCAACCGCTATCCGCACGAGCTCTCCGGCGGCATGAAGCAGCGCGTCGCGATCGCCCGCAGCCTTGCTTATGACCCCGAGGTTCTGCTGATGGACGAGCCGTTCGCGGCCCTCGATGCGCAGACGCGCGAGACACTGCAGGGCGAGTTGCTGCGAATCTGGCGCAGCACCGGAAAGACCATCCTGTTCATCACGCACGGCATCGACGAGGCCGTCGTCCTCGGCCAGCGCGTTGCCGTCATGACCTCGCGTCCTGGCCGTATCAAGCAGGTCGTCGATATCCCCGACGAGCTGCACAGCGAGACCGAAGACGTCCGCTCGCTGCCCCGGTTCGGGCAGGTCAGGCACGAGGTCTGGTCCTTGCTGCGCGACGAGGTGCTGAAGGCGCAAGGGTCGCAAGCGCAAGGATCGCAGGTGCGCGCTCCGGACGGCGAGCGCGGCGCAAAGGCGAAGGAGCTGGCCCATGTCTAA